The Candidatus Sysuiplasma jiujiangense genome includes a window with the following:
- a CDS encoding winged helix-turn-helix transcriptional regulator codes for MKAGASGLKKLERQSGILRLLYHLLEGESYFTKILGDYDIPNNQLVRSISELKELGLITQRIDNSSYPARNMISLTPKGKRVAELLKKIEEVLEG; via the coding sequence ATGAAAGCCGGGGCGTCAGGTTTGAAGAAACTCGAACGGCAGTCGGGAATTTTGAGACTACTTTATCATCTTCTTGAAGGGGAGTCATATTTCACAAAGATATTGGGTGATTATGACATTCCAAACAATCAGCTAGTACGTTCAATCTCAGAATTAAAGGAACTTGGTTTGATAACCCAACGCATCGACAATTCCTCCTATCCTGCCCGCAACATGATTTCGCTCACCCCCAAGGGCAAGAGGGTCGCTGAGCTCCTGAAGAAGATTGAGGAGGTGCTGGAGGGGTGA